A window of Lonchura striata isolate bLonStr1 chromosome 34, bLonStr1.mat, whole genome shotgun sequence genomic DNA:
AGCTGTGGGTGTCAGggccaaaaaacaccccaaaaacacccaaaaaacaccccaaaacaccccaaatccaccccaaaacacccctggaATAccacaaaaacacccaaaaacacccaaaatccaccccaaaattccagccccCCAGCTGTGGGGGTCAGGcgcccaaaaatcccaaaacccccccaaaaacacccctgaaataccccaaaaacaaatcccccccaatttctccccaaatccccccaaaaatccccaaatcccccccaaaaatccccaaatcccccccaaaaatccccaaatccccccaatttctccccaattccccccaaaacccccccaaatcctccccaaaccccccaaaaccccccagacccccacaaatctccccaaatcccccccaaatccccccaaattcccccaaatccccccaatctcccccaaatcccccccaaatccccccaaattcccccaaattcccccaaatccccccaatttctccccaaatcccccccaaatcctccccagacccccccaaaccccccaatttctcccccaaccccccccagaccccccaatttctccccaaattctccccaaatccccccaaatcccccccaaattctccccaaatccccccaaatcccccccccaattcccccaaatcccccccaaatccccccaaatcccccccaatccccccaaatccccccaaatctcccccaatcccccccaaatcccccccaaatccccccaaattccccccaatccccccaaatcccccccaaatccccccaattcccccaaaatccccccaaatcccccccaaatccccccgatttctcccccgcgccccccgcgccccctccccaccttctCGTAGAACTTGACCTCGTAGTCCAGCacggggggcccgggggggtcccggggggggctgggccaggccagggtgacccccccgggaccccccggccCCACCCGCAGCACGCCGGAGACGGGGGGCGGCACTGGGGGCCAGGGGGCGTCAGGGGGTCCccagggggtcccagggggtccccagggggtcccagggggtttgggggtcccgagggggatttgggggtccccaggggggtcccgagggggtttgggggaaggtttggggggtcccgagggggtttggggggtcccgagggaggtttgggggaaggtttggggggtccccagggggtttgggggtccccagggggGTCCCGAGAGGATTTGGgggcggtttggggggtccccagggggatttggggggtccccagggggtcccaggggggtttgggggaggtttgggggtcccgagggggtttggggggtcccaggggggtttgggggaggtttgggggtcccgaggggggtttgggggtccccagggggatttgggggaggtttgggggtcccgagggggtttgggggaggtttgggggtcccgagggggtttggggggtccccaagggggtccccaggggagttgggggaggtttggggggtcccgagagtgatttgggggtcccgaggggggtttgggggtccccagggggTCCCgagggaggtttgggggaaggtttgggggtcccgagggggtttgggggtcccgagagtgatttgggggaggtttggggggtcccgagggggatttgggggaggtttgggggtcccgagggggtttgggggtcccgagagtgatttgggggaggtttgggggtcccgagggggatttgggggaggtttgggggtcccgaggggatttgggggaggtttggggggtcccgagaGTGatttgggggaggtttgggggtcccgagggggtttgggggtcccgagagtgatttgggggaggtttggggggtcccgagggggtttgggggtcccgagagtgatttgggggaggtttggggggtcccgagggggatttggtttttttttggggttttttgtggtgggtttgggggtcccgggggggtttttggggctgttttagATGATTTTTGGGccgttttggggcattttttggcCGTTTTTGGGAcgtttttgggtggtttttcaCTGTTTTGGGGCCGTTTCTGGGCAGTTTATAGCCGGTTTTGGCTGGTTTTGGCCGttttggggccgtttttggGCCGTTTTCGGCcgttttttgccattttttggccattttcgcccGTTTCTGGGCAGTTTTCAGCCGTTTTGGGCCGTTTTGGGCCGTTTTTTGGCCGTTTTCGGCCgtttttgggccattttctcCCGTTTTTGGGCCGTTTTCGGCCgttttggggtctcaccatCGGCCCCCACGGTGACGCTGATCTCGGCcgcggggggctccgggggtcccggggggggtttttggggctgttttaggtgattttggggccgtttttgACCGTTTTCGGCTGGTTTTGGGCCGTTTTTGGGCCGTTTTCGCCCGTTTTTAGGCCGTTTTGGGCCGTTTTCAGCCGTTTTTGGGCCGTTTTCGCCCGTTTTTGGGCCGTTTTGGGCCGTTTTTGGCCGTTTTGGGCCGTTTTTGGCCGTTTTGGGGCCGTTTCTGGGCAGTTTTCAGCCGTTTTGGGCCGTTTTTGGCCGTTTTGGGGCCGTTTTGGGGCCATTTTCTCCCgtttttgggccattttctcCCGTTTTTGGGCCGTTTTCTCCCgttttggggtctcaccatCAGCCCCCACGGTGACGTTGATCTCGGCcgcggggggctccgggggtcccggggggctgaCCCCGCTGCGGGCGCTGACGCTGAAGCGGTAGGTGAGGCGGGGCCGCAGCCCGGCCGCGCTGACGCCGGGGGTCCGCAGCCCCTCGGGGGGGGGCGCCCAGGCCAGGCCCTCGCAGGGGCCGCAGCCGgggggctcggcccgggccgGGGGGCACGCCCGGCAGCCCACCCGGTAGCGCAGGTCCGGCCGCTCGGCGCCCGCCCGCGGGGGGCTCCAGGACAGCCGGACCACCGAGCCGTTGAGCCGGGCCGACAGCGCCCGCGGCGCCGAGGGCGGCGCTGGGGGCGCGGCCGGGGGTCAGCGGGGACCCCCGGGGTGGGCACCCAcgagggacccccaaaatcctccccaggacacccaaaacccacccgGGATCCCCCAAATTATCCCCGTGGGGGGAGACCCACCCAGgactccccaaatcccacccagtacACCCAAAAgacacccgggacccccccaaattaTCCCCGGGGGGGAgacccacccaggacccccaaaatcctccccaggacacccaaaacccaaccaggaccccccaaaatcctccccaggaacccaaaacccacccgggaccccccaaatcctctccaagatacccaaaacccacccgggacccccaaaatcccacccgggaccccccaaattatCCCCGGGGGGGAGACCCACGAGGCACCCCCAAATTCTCTCCAAGAtacccaaaacccacccaggacccccaaatcccacccaggaccccctccccaaattatcCCCATGGAGGGaaacccacccaggacccccaaatcccacccaggaccccccaaatccccccaggaccccccaaaatcccccccaggaccccccaaaatcccccctgggacccacaaaatcccacccaggaccccccatATTCCTCCCAGGTcacccaaaacccacccaggtCACCCAAATctcacccaggaccccccaaatccccccgggactCCCGAAAttccccccaaccccccccaatAAAcgatccccaaatcctgccgggctcccccccccccaaaatgccccaaaattcccccccgGGGAGCCCAAAAAGGCCCtgaaatgccccaaaatcccccgaaatGCCCCAAAACGCCCGGAAATGCCCCAAAATGCCCCGAAATGCCCCAAAAAGGCCCTGAAATGccccaaaatgcccccaaaTGCCCCGAAACGCCCCAAAACGCCCCAAAATGCCccgaaacaccccaaaatgccccaaaacgcCCCGAAATGCTCCGAAATGCTCTGAAATGCCCCAAAAtgcccaaaaatgccccaaaatgccCCGAAACGCCCCAAAACGCCCCGAAATGCCCTGAAACACCCCGAAACGCCCCGAAGTGTCCCGAAATCCCCTGAAACGCCCCGAAAAGCCCCGAAATGCCCCGAAACACCCCGAAACGCCCCGAAACGCCCCGAAACGCCGCGGATTCCCCACCGGAGCAGCGGGCCGGGGGTCCCTCGCCGGGGGCGCGGAAGAAGCCGGGGCGGCAGCGGCACGAGGCGGCGCCgggggagggggcttggctctggggggggcagggcaggcagcgaCCCCCCCCCGGCTCCGCCTTGAACGTCCCGGGGGGGCAGGCTGGGGGGGAGGGGGTCAGGGGGGCGGgcagggaccccccgggaccccccagcgCCCCCCGAGAACGCCACACGGGAATGGGCCGGAAACGTCCGGAAACGGCACAAAAAGCACCCGAAAACTCCGCGAAACACAAAAATCTAACCCGAAAtacccaaaaccaacccaaagaACCCGAAAACTCCCCGAAACACAAAAATCTAACCCGAAATAcccaaaactaaaccaaaacacccaaaactaacccaaaacacacaaaaactccccaaaacacaaaaatctaACCCATAATACCCAAAACCTACctaaaacacccaaaaccaacccaaagcACCCGAAAACTCCCCGAAACACAAAAATCTAACCCGAAATacccaaaaccaaacctaaATACCTAAAAACCAACCCAAAGCACCCGAAAACTCCGCGAAACACAAAAATCTAACCCGAAatacccaaaaccaaaccaaaacaccccaaactaacccaaaacacacaaaaactccccaaaacacaaaaatctaACCCATAATACCCAAAACCAACCTAAATacccaaaaaccaacccaaagcACCCGAAAACTCCCCGAAACACAAAAATCTAACCCGAAATACCCAAAACCAACctaaaacacccaaaaccaacccaaagcACCCGAAAACTCCGCGAAACACAAAAATCTAACCCGAAatacccaaaaccaaaccaaaacaccccaaactaacccaaaacacacaaaaactccccaaaacacaaaaatctaACCCATAATACCCAAAACCAACCTAAATacccaaaaaccaacccaaaaccacaaaaactcCCTGAAACACAAAAATCTAACCCGAAAtacccaaaaccaaccaaaaccacccaaaaaccaacccaaagcACCCGAAAACGCCGCGAAACACAAAAATCTAACCCGAAAtacccaaaaccaacccaaagcACCCGAAAACGCCGCGAAACACAAAAATCTAACCCGAAatacccaaaaccaaaccaaaacacccaaaactaacccaaaacacacaaaaactccccaaaacacaaaaatctaACCCGAAATACCCAAAACCAACctaaaacacccaaaaaccaacccaaaacacacaaaaactcCCCGAAACACAAAAATCTAACCCATAATacccaaaaccaaacctaaacacccaaaaaccaacccaaagcACCCGAAAACTCCGCGAAACACAAAAATCTAACCCGAAATACCCAAAACCAACctaaaacacccaaaaccacccaaaaccacccaatacccacacaaaaccacccaaaacccagccaaaaacacccaaaaccacccaaaaaccacccaaaaccacccaaaaccaaCTCAAAACCActcaaaaccacccaaaaaccacccaaaaccacccaaaaccacccaaaacaacccaaaaccacccaaaaaccatcaaaaaacacccaaaaacacccaaaaccacccaatacccacccaaatcccccaaactcACGCCGGCAGCCTGTCCCATTGCCCGGCTCCATCCCGACCCCACAGATGCAGCCCAGCGCCCCAAACACACACCCAAAACCatccaaaaccacccaaaaccacccaaaactgcccaaaaacacccaaaaacacccaaaaacacccaaaaacacTAAAACTCACACTGACAGCCCGTCCCATCACCGGGTTCCATGCCAACCCCGCAGACGCAGCCCAGCGTCCCAAACAcacacccaaaaccacccaaaaccacccaaaaaccacccaaaaccacccaaaaacacccaaaaacacccaaaaacacTAAAACTCACACTGACAGCCCGTCCCATCACCGGGTTCCATGCCAACCCCGCAGACGCAGCCCAGCGCCCCAAACACACACCCAAAACCATCCAAAACCACCCAATACCCAtccaaaactgcccaaaaccacccaataaccacccaaaaccacccaaaaccacccaaaatcacccaaactCACGCCGGCAGCTTGTCCCATCACCGGTTTCCGTCCCATCACCGAGCTCCATCCCGACCCCACAGATGCAGCCCAGCGCCCCAAACACACACCCCAAaccacccaaaaaccacccaaaaacacccaaaaacacccaaaaccacccaaaaccacccaaaaccacccaaaaaccacccaaacccacccaaaaaccacccaaaaccactCAATaaccacccaaaaccacccaaaaccacccaaactcACGCCGGCAGCTTGTCCCATCACCGGTTTCCATCCCATCACCGAGCTCCATCCCATCATCTCCCGGCTCCGTCCCATCACCGGGCTCCATGCCGACCCCGCAGACGCAGCCCAGTGCCCCAAACACgcacccaaaaccacccaaaaaccacccaaaaccatccaaaaaccacccaaaaccacctaaaaccacccaaaaccacccaaaacccccaaactcaTGCCGGCAGCCCGTCCCATCACCGGGTTCCATGCCAACCCCACAGACGCAGCCCAGCGTCCCAAACAcacacccaaaaccacccaaaaccacccaaaaccaacccaaaaccacGCAAAACCACCCGAAACCActcaaaaaccacccaaaaccacccgaaaccacccaaaaccactcaaaaaccacccaaaaccacccaaaaccacccaaaaccacccaaactcACGCCGGCAGCTTGTCCCATCACCGGTTTCCGTCCCATCACCGGTTTCCGTCCCATCACCGAGCTCCGTCCCATCATCTCCCGGCTCCGTCCCATCACCGGGCTCCATGCCGACCCCGCAGACGCAGCCCAGCGCCGGCGGCCGTGCCCAGCGCCCGTCCTCGCGGCAGTACATCAGCGGCGCGCCCTCGGCGGCGGGCACGGCGCCCGGCACGCACGCCCCGGCCGCCGGCGCCACCGGCCCGGCGGGCACGGTGGCCGGGAAGCGCGCcaggccggcggcggcggccgggcagCGGCGGAAGAAGAGGCGCACCGAGAGCAGCGCCATGCAGGCGCCGCGGTCCTGGAAGGCCAGGTAGAAGCCGGCGCGGCTCAGCGGGCCCAGCCGCAGCACCTTGCGGTTGACgcgcccggcggcgccgccccggCGCGTCAGGTGCTCGGCGGCCACCGTGTCCACCTTGACGTAGGGGTTCTCCATCCAGGGCGGCCAGGTGGCCGTGGCCGTGTCGGCGTCCGACTCGTGGTAGAACACCGAGAAGGTCTCCTTGCAGgtgcgggcggcggcgcggcggccgcggggcggggcggggccgttTCCGGGGAAATTGGGCGGTTTTGGGTCGCTGACGTGGAGATCGATGGGTTTGGGGTCGTTTCCAGGGAAATTGGGCGGTTTTGGGTCGTTGACGTGGAGATCGATGGGTTTGGGGTCGTTTCCGGGGAAATTGGGCGGTTTTGGGTCGTTGACGTGGAGATCGATGGGTTTGGGGCCGTTTCCGGGGAAATTGGGCGGTTTTGGGTCGTTGACGTGGAGATCGATGGGTTTGGGGTCGTTTCCGGGGAaattgggtgattttgggtcatCGCCATGAAGATCAAAGTCTTCAGGGTCATTGCCATGGAGATCGATGGGTTTGGGGCCGTTTCCGGGGAaattgggtgattttgggtcgTTGACGTGGAGATCGATGGGTTTGGGGCCGTTTCCGGGGAaattgggtgattttgggtcgTTGACGTGGAGATCGATGGGTTTGGGGCCGTTTCTGGGGAaattgggtgattttgggtcatCGCCATGAAGATCAAAGTCTTCAGGGTCATTGCCATGGAGATCGATGGGTTTGGGGCCGTTTCCAGGGAaattgggtgattttgggtcgTTGACGTGGAGATCGATGGGTTTGGGGTCATCTCCATAGAaattgggtgattttgggtcatTGCCATGGAGATCGATGGGTTTGGGGTCATCTCCATAGAAATTGGGCGGTTTTGGGTCGTTGACGTGGAGATCAAACTCTTTGGGGTCATTGTTGTGGAGATcgatgggtttggggttgtttccATTAAAATTGAGCAGTTTTGGGTCATTGCCATGGAGATCAATGGGTTTGGGGTCATTGCCATGAAGATCAATGGGTTTGGGGTCGTTTCTGGAGAAATTGGGCGGTTTTGGGTCATTGCCATGGAGATTGATGGAGTTGGGGTCGTTTCCATGAAGATTGATGGGTTTGGGGTCGTTGCCATGGAGATTGACAAATCTGGGGTCGTTTCCGTTAAAATTGAGCGGTTTTGGGTCATTTCCATAAAAATTGGCGGGTTTGGGGTCATTTCCATGGAGATCGACAAATCTGGGATCCCCGGCGCCGTGTCCATGCGTGTCCCCCATAGCGTGTCCATGCGTGTCCCCGATGCCGTGTCCATGTGTGTCCCCCGTAGCGTGTCCATACGTGTCCCCAATGTCGTGTCCATGCGTGTCCCCTGTAGCATGTCCATGCGTGTCCCCAATGCCGTGTCCATGCGTGTCCCCGATGCCGTGTCCATACGTGTCCCTGATGCCGTGTCCATACGTGTCCCCGATGCCATGTCCATGCGTGTCCCCGATGCCGTATCCATGTGTGTCCCCCGTAGCGTGTCCATGCGTGTCCCCAGTGCCGTGTCCATGCGTGTCCCCAATGCCGTGTCCATGTGTGTCCCCCATGGCGTGTCCATGCGTGTCCCCAATGCCATGTCCATGCGTGTCCCCAGTGCCGTGTCCATGCGTGTCCCCCGTGCCGTGTCCATACGTGTCCCCAGTGCCGTGTCCATGCGTGTCCCCCGTGGCGTGTCCGGGCGCGTCCCCACGCGTGTCCTCGCGTGttccccgcgccgcccgcgtGCCGCCGGGCCCGTCGCAGGCCATGACCGTGAAGCGAATCTCGGCCAGGACCGTGATGGCGGCGCCGCGCCGCACCCAGCGCGAGCGCAGCCAGCTGTTCTGGGCGGGGCTCCAGCTGTTGGGGGCGGGGCTCTGACTGTTGTGGGCGGGGCTCTGACTGTTCTGGGCGGGGCTCCAGCTGTTGGGGGCGGGGCTCTGACTGTTGTGGGCGGGGCTCTGACTGTTCTGGGCGGGGCTCCAGCTGTTGGGGGCGGGGCTCTGACTGTAGTGGGCGGGACTCTGACTGTTCTGGGCGGGGCTCTGACTGTTCTGGGCGGGGCTCTGACTGTAGTGGGCGGGGCTCTGACTGTTCTGGGCGTGGCTCTGACTGTTCTGGGCGGGGCTCCAGCTGTTCTGGGCGGGGCTCTGACTGTTCTGGGCGTGGCTCCGGCTGTAGTGGGCGGGGCTCTGACTGTTCTGGGCGGGGCTCTGACTGTTCTGGGCGGGGCTCTGACTGTAGTGGGCGGGGCTCTGACTGTAGTGGGCGGGGCTCCGACTGTAGTGGGCGGGGCTCTGGTTGTGGGCGTGGCTCTGACTGTTCTGGGCGTGGCTCTGACTGTTCTGGGCGTGGCTCTGACTGTTCTGGGCGGGGCTCTGACTGTAGTGGGCGGGACTCTGACTGTTCTGGGCGGGGCTCCGGCTGTAGCGGGCGTGGCTCCGGCTGTAGTGGGCGGGGCTCTGACTGTCGTGGGTGTGGCTCTGACTGTAGTGGGCGTGGCTCTGACTGTCGTGGGCGTGGCTCCGGCTGTAGTGGGCGTGGCTCTGACTGTAGTGGGCGTGGCTCCGGCTGTAGTGGGCGTGGCTCCGGCTGTAGCGGGCGTGGCTCCGGCTGTAGCGGGCGTGGCTCCGGCTGTAGTGGGCGTGGCTCCGGCTGTAGTGGGCGTGGCTCCGGCTGTAGTGGGCGTGGCTCCGGCTGTTCTGGGCGGGGCTCCGGCTGTAGCGGGCGTGGCTCCGGCTGTAGCGGGCGTGGCTCCGGCTGTAGTGGGCGTGGCCtcggccggccccgcccccggcccgccccgagCACACCTCGAAGGTTCTCACGGCCCCGCCCAGCTCCGCGTCCAGCGCGCTCAGCTCCTCCCACTgcgggacacacggacacacggacggacggacacacggacacacggacacacggacacacggacacacggacacacggacacacggacacacggacacggcaACGGCAGGTGTCTCACCTGGCCCGGcgtcccacctgtcccacctgtcccagtgtctcacctgtcccacctgtctgtgtgtcccacctgtctcacctgtcccacctgtccgtgtgtcccacctatgtcacctgtcccaggtgtcccaggtgtctcaCCTGGCCCGGcatcccacctgtcccacctgtcccggtgtctcacctgtccctcacccTGCAGATGTCTCACCTGCCCatgtgtcccacctgtccctgtctcacctgtcccactgGTCCTGGgtatctcacctgtcccaggtgtccccatgtgtcccacctgtcccacctgtccgtgtgtcccacctgtccgtgtgtcccacctgtccctgtcccaggtgtccccagtgtccccaggtgtctcacctgtctcacctgtcccacctgtctcacctgtcccacctgtccgtgtgtcccacctgtcccacctgtcccacctgtcccacctgtcccaggtgtcccacctgtccgtgtgtcccacCTGTCCGTGAGTCCcacctgtccgtgtgtcccacctgtccgtgtgtcccacctgtcccacctgtcccacctgtcccacctgtcccaggtgtcccacctgtccgtgtgtcccacCTGTCCGTGAGTCCcacctgtccgtgtgtcccacctgtccgtgtgtcccacctgtcccacctgtctcacctgtcccaggtgtcccacctgtccgtgtgtcccacctgtccctccCCCTCGGGATGAACCGTCCAGCGCAGCTCGCTCGTCTCCAGCCGCGTGTCCAGCAGCGTCTCTGGGGGGTCAGTCCCAAAATCActgaatcccaccccaaaaccacccaaatcaccccaaaaactgaaaattccaccccaaaaacacccaaatcaccccaaaatcacccaaatcacccaaaaactgaaaattccaccccaaaaacactgaaacccaccccaaaaacacccaaatcaccccaaaaactgaaaattccaccccaaaaacaaccaaatccaccccaaaatcacccaaatcacccaaaaactgaaaattccaccccaaaaacactgaaacccaccccaaaaacacccaaatcaccccaaaaactgaaaattccaccccaaaaccaacaaatcccaccccaaaaccaccaaaatccaccccaaaaactgaaaattccaccccaaaaacactgaatcccaccccaaaaccacccaaatcaccccaaaaacacccaaatcaccccaaaaactgaaaattccaccccaaaaacactgaattccaccccaaaaccaccaaa
This region includes:
- the LOC110483787 gene encoding uncharacterized protein LOC110483787 — encoded protein: MALWLLWLWVALGLAEEETLLDTRLETSELRWTVHPEGEGQWEELSALDAELGGAVRTFEVCSGRAGGGAGRGHAHYSRSHARYSRSHARYSRSPAQNSRSHAHYSRSHAHYSRSHAHYSRSHARYSRSHARYSRSHAHYSRSHAHYSQSHAHYSRSHAHDSQSHAHYSQSHTHDSQSPAHYSRSHARYSRSPAQNSQSPAHYSQSPAQNSQSHAQNSQSHAQNSQSHAHNQSPAHYSRSPAHYSQSPAHYSQSPAQNSQSPAQNSQSPAHYSRSHAQNSQSPAQNSWSPAQNSQSHAQNSQSPAHYSQSPAQNSQSPAQNSQSPAHYSQSPAPNSWSPAQNSQSPAHNSQSPAPNSWSPAQNSQSPAHNSQSPAPNSWSPAQNSWLRSRWVRRGAAITVLAEIRFTVMACDGPGGTRAARGTREDTRGDAPGHATGDTHGHGTGDTYGHGTGDTHGHGTGDTHGHGIGDTHGHAMGDTHGHGIGDTHGHGTGDTHGHATGDTHGYGIGDTHGHGIGDTYGHGIRDTYGHGIGDTHGHGIGDTHGHATGDTHGHDIGDTYGHATGDTHGHGIGDTHGHAMGDTHGHGAGDPRFVDLHGNDPKPANFYGNDPKPLNFNGNDPRFVNLHGNDPKPINLHGNDPNSINLHGNDPKPPNFSRNDPKPIDLHGNDPKPIDLHGNDPKLLNFNGNNPKPIDLHNNDPKEFDLHVNDPKPPNFYGDDPKPIDLHGNDPKSPNFYGDDPKPIDLHVNDPKSPNFPGNGPKPIDLHGNDPEDFDLHGDDPKSPNFPRNGPKPIDLHVNDPKSPNFPGNGPKPIDLHVNDPKSPNFPGNGPKPIDLHGNDPEDFDLHGDDPKSPNFPGNDPKPIDLHVNDPKPPNFPGNGPKPIDLHVNDPKPPNFPGNDPKPIDLHVNDPKPPNFPGNDPKPIDLHVSDPKPPNFPGNGPAPPRGRRAAARTCKETFSVFYHESDADTATATWPPWMENPYVKVDTVAAEHLTRRGGAAGRVNRKVLRLGPLSRAGFYLAFQDRGACMALLSVRLFFRRCPAAAAGLARFPATVPAGPVAPAAGACVPGAVPAAEGAPLMYCREDGRWARPPALGCVCGVGMEPGDGTEPGDDGTELGDGTETGDGTETGDGTSCRPCPPGTFKAEPGGGRCLPCPPQSQAPSPGAASCRCRPGFFRAPGEGPPARCSAPPSAPRALSARLNGSVVRLSWSPPRAGAERPDLRYRVGCRACPPARAEPPGCGPCEGLAWAPPPEGLRTPGVSAAGLRPRLTYRFSVSARSGVSPPGPPEPPAAEINVTVGADGETPKREKTAQKREKMAQKREKMAPKRPQNGQKRPKTAENCPETAPKRPKTAQNGQKRPKTAQKRAKTAQKRLKTAQNGLKTGENGPKTAQNQPKTLGGGEGPPQFLKVPRPRAELGGLRPGGVYGVRVRARSEGGYGDFGPETTVSAPGGGGSRGAPGGLVAAALGGLLALLGGPWPAAGAGGSGRRSSDAALGGLGGKIYIDPLSYEEPEGALRDFAPEIDAACVALHEVIGAGEFGEVWRGRLALPGQPEAEVAVKTLKGGAGERQRREFLREAARMGQFRHPNVVRLRGVVGAAGPPAMIVTEFLLHGALDAFLRGREGTLPALQLVAMLRGIAAGMRYLAEAGFVHRDLAARNVLVDAHLVCKVSDFGLARALGGAGGSDPTYTSSLGGKIPIRWTAPEAIAFRTFTSASDVWSFGIVMWEVLSFGERPYWDMSNQDVIRAVEQEYRLPPPPRCPVPLHRLMLQCWQRRRGARPTFPQLLRALDHLIRRPQSLRPPAPDPRSPAPSHLEPGRSEEPPGGAGLELLPRLRGEDLLRGGVAPGGRRPRVLEGARSPPGPPKGDPQC